In a genomic window of Gossypium arboreum isolate Shixiya-1 chromosome 9, ASM2569848v2, whole genome shotgun sequence:
- the LOC108451091 gene encoding uncharacterized protein LOC108451091 has protein sequence MMKRGMLTSKNERRETRNYGEFHEKERHEVQDCEEFKALVQGFIDNKELQIFEGSSWEKQVCVLEDEQKRTSRPRIIISVLGNNEVGAQTVPKVIIHEPTLFPYKDSKRVPWSYDCSVTVLEEESIASTSRDVQVEGSHTWSGKQYDTVGVREEPTKIMNVSAEKEKEAEVPAKEPLRRQSARISVLALLLSFEVHRDALIKVLNETYVTHDISVNKMDRLANNISADNFIYFNDDEIPPGGRGSTKALHITTRCKGCTLPSILVDNGSAFNVLPLFTLNRLPIDGSHIKTCQNVVRGFDGTERKVMGRIDILLEIGPSIYEVHFLVMDIKPSNNCLLGRPWIHSAGAVPSSLHQKLKLVTDGRLVTINVEEDIIAAVTSKVPYVKTDEESIECTFHSLEFVNATFISEGSELRVPKIARAMRMALQMMVGKGALPGRGLGKYLQEGTQIPELKEKRDRFGLGFKPDYKQSRKEVEKS, from the exons AtgatgaagagaggtatgttAACCTCTAAAAATGAGAGAAGAGAAACAAGGAACTATGGTGAGTTCCATGAGAAAGAAAGACATGAAGTTCAAGATTGTGAAGAATTCAAGGCCTTGGTGCAAGGCTTTATAGACAACAAAGAGCTACAAATTTTTGAAGGTAGCTCTTGGGAAAAACAAGTATGTGTGCTGGAGGATGAACAAAAAAGAACTAGCCGGCCAAGGATTATTATTTCCGTACTGgggaataatgaagtgggggCACAAACAGTGCCTAAGGTCATTATCCATGAGCCTACGCttttcccttataaggatagcAAGAGGGTACCATGGAGTTATGACTGCAGTGTGACAGTCCTGGAGGAGGAGAGTATAGCCAGTACGTCTAGGGATGTACAAGTTGAGGGTTCCCATACATGGAGTGGGAAGCAGTATGATACGGTGGGCGTCAGAGAGGAGCCTACAAAAATAATGAATGTTAGTGCGGAGAAGGAGAAAGAGGCTGAAGTGCCTGCCAAGGAGCCA ttgcgtaGGCAGTCGGCTCGCATATCAGTATTGGCTTTACTTTTGAGTTTTGAGGTGCATCGGGATGCATTGATAAAGGTGCTcaacgaaacatatgtcacccatgacatatccgttaacaagatGGACCGGTTGGCGAATAACATAAGTGCggataatttcatctactttaatgatgatgaaatcccaccgGGGGGTAGGGGGTCAACTAAGGCCTTGCACATCACCACTCGATGCAAGGGGTGCACACTCCCAAGCATACTCGTCGATAATGGATCGGCATTTAATGTTTTACCATTGTTtacattgaacagattacccattgacggTTCTCACATAAAGACATGTCAAAATGTGGTAAGAGGCTTCGACGGTACAGAAAGGAAGGTGATGGGAAGGATTGACATCCTCTTGGAAATTGGGCCGAGTATATACGAAGTACacttcttggtgatggatatcaaaccCTCTAACAATTGCTTATtagggaggccatggatacactcagcaggagcggtgccctcatCGTTGCACCAGAAATTAAAGTTAGTGACGGATGGACGATTAGTAACCATCAATGtggaggaggacattatagccgCAGTCACTAGCAAGGTCCCTTATGTCAAGACTGACGAAGAGTCTATTGAGTGTACCTTTCACTCCTTAGAATTTGTGAATGCAACCTTCATTTCAGAAGGGAGTGAGCTACGAGTGCCAAAGATAGCAAGAGCCATGAGGATGGCTCTACAAATGATGGTGGGAAAGGGAGCCTTACCAGGAAGAGGGTTAGGAAAATACCTACAAGAAGGGACTCAAATCCCAGAACTGAAAGAGAAGAGAGATCGCTTTGGtctgggcttcaagccagactaTAAGCAAAGCAGGAAGGAAGTTGAGAAGAGCTAA